A portion of the Gigantopelta aegis isolate Gae_Host chromosome 10, Gae_host_genome, whole genome shotgun sequence genome contains these proteins:
- the LOC121382676 gene encoding THO complex subunit 3-like isoform X1 yields the protein MASYMEQMRKYFQSNNRIRDNQAHTAKVHSVAWSCDGRKLASGSFDKCVCIFTLERDRLNRDHMFRGHGDTVDQLCWHPKSPDQLVTASGDKTVRIWDTRLNKSAAIINTKGENINICWSPDGSTIAVGNKVDLVTFIDARTHRSKVEEQFKSEVNEISWNNEGDLFFLTSGQGSIHILSYPELKMQHVLNAHPAACICIKFDPTGKYFATGSADALVSLWDSTELVCVRTFARLDWPVRALSFSFDGKMLASASEDTFIDISEVDTGEKITEILNESSFTCAWHPKRHLLAYACDDKLDRDRDSGVVKVYGFPSDP from the exons ATGGCGTCCTACATGGAGCAAATGCGAAAGTATTTCCAAAGTAATAACAGAATACGCGACAATCAAGCCCACACCGCAAAAGTTCATTCTGTAGCATGGAGCTGTGATGGAAGAAAACTGGCTTCTGGATCCTTTGACAAATGTGTCTGCATATTCACACTGGAGCGGGATCGTTTG AACAGAGATCACATGTTCCGTGGTCATGGTGACACTGTAGATCAGCTGTGTTGGCACCCAAAGAGTCCAGATCAGCTCGTAACAGCAAGTGGAGATAAAACTGTCCGAATCTGGGACACAAGATTAAATAAATCAGCAGCAATTATTAATACCAAAg GTGAAAACATCAACATCTGCTGGTCCCCAGATGGGTCCACTATAGCTGTAGGGAACAAGGTAGACTTGGTCACGTTTATTGATGCTAGGACTCATCGCTCAAAAGTCGAAGAACAGTTCAAGTCTGAAGTGAATGAAATTTCCTGGAACAACGAAGGAGATTTGTTTTTTCTCACCAGTGGACAGGGCAGCATTCACATACTCAG CTATCCTGAGTTAAAAATGCAACATGTGTTGAATGCACACCCTGCAGCATGTATCTGCATCAAGTTTGATCCGACGGGCAAATATTTTGCAACAGGAAGTGCTGACGCCCTTGTTTCTCTGTGGGACTCGACTGAGCTCGTCTGTGTGAGAACCTTTGCCAG GTTAGACTGGCCAGTACGAGCGCTAAGTTTTAGTTTTGATGGGAAAATGTTAGCATCAGCTTCTGAAGACACATTCATAGACATATCAGAGGTGGATACAG GTGAAAAGATCACAGAAATTCTCAACGAATCTTCCTTCACTTGCGCCTGGCACCCAAAGCGCCACCTGTTGGCATACGCCTGTGATGATAAACTAGATCGCGACAGGGACTCGGGGGTTGTCAAAGTGTATGGCTTTCCCTCCGACCCTTGA
- the LOC121382676 gene encoding THO complex subunit 3-like isoform X2 — MFRGHGDTVDQLCWHPKSPDQLVTASGDKTVRIWDTRLNKSAAIINTKGENINICWSPDGSTIAVGNKVDLVTFIDARTHRSKVEEQFKSEVNEISWNNEGDLFFLTSGQGSIHILSYPELKMQHVLNAHPAACICIKFDPTGKYFATGSADALVSLWDSTELVCVRTFARLDWPVRALSFSFDGKMLASASEDTFIDISEVDTGEKITEILNESSFTCAWHPKRHLLAYACDDKLDRDRDSGVVKVYGFPSDP; from the exons ATGTTCCGTGGTCATGGTGACACTGTAGATCAGCTGTGTTGGCACCCAAAGAGTCCAGATCAGCTCGTAACAGCAAGTGGAGATAAAACTGTCCGAATCTGGGACACAAGATTAAATAAATCAGCAGCAATTATTAATACCAAAg GTGAAAACATCAACATCTGCTGGTCCCCAGATGGGTCCACTATAGCTGTAGGGAACAAGGTAGACTTGGTCACGTTTATTGATGCTAGGACTCATCGCTCAAAAGTCGAAGAACAGTTCAAGTCTGAAGTGAATGAAATTTCCTGGAACAACGAAGGAGATTTGTTTTTTCTCACCAGTGGACAGGGCAGCATTCACATACTCAG CTATCCTGAGTTAAAAATGCAACATGTGTTGAATGCACACCCTGCAGCATGTATCTGCATCAAGTTTGATCCGACGGGCAAATATTTTGCAACAGGAAGTGCTGACGCCCTTGTTTCTCTGTGGGACTCGACTGAGCTCGTCTGTGTGAGAACCTTTGCCAG GTTAGACTGGCCAGTACGAGCGCTAAGTTTTAGTTTTGATGGGAAAATGTTAGCATCAGCTTCTGAAGACACATTCATAGACATATCAGAGGTGGATACAG GTGAAAAGATCACAGAAATTCTCAACGAATCTTCCTTCACTTGCGCCTGGCACCCAAAGCGCCACCTGTTGGCATACGCCTGTGATGATAAACTAGATCGCGACAGGGACTCGGGGGTTGTCAAAGTGTATGGCTTTCCCTCCGACCCTTGA